The Haloarcula sp. CBA1127 genomic interval AAGCTGGCGACCGCATCATCGTCGGCGTCAACGAGTATCAGGTCGAGGAAGAGGGCGAGCAGGACATCGAAGAGGTCGACGAGGCCGTTGAGCAGGCCCAGCAAGACAACGTCGCCACCGTCCGAGAGGAACGCGACGAGGAGGCCGTCAAGGCGAAACTCGACGCGCTCCGACAGGCCGCCGAAGGCGACGAGAACGTCATGCCCTATATCATCGACGCTGTGAAGGTGTACGCCACGACCGGCGAGGTGTGTGACGTGCTCCGGGACGTGTTCGGCGAGTACCAGCCCGGTTCGTCGATGTAAGGTCGGTCGAAACGCGAACCACAGCCTGTTTTCCAGTCATCCATGCTCCCAGAATTATAACCCATCCCGGTGTACGGCCGTCCATGCAATTCGACCACGCTGGCATCGCGACGGACGACGCCGACCCGCTCGCGGAACTGTTCGCCGACGCCTTCGGAACACCGGTCGTCCACGAGGAGACATTCGACGGGCTACAGGTGACGTTTCTGGAGATGGACAACGGCTACTTCGAACTGCTAGAACCGCTACCAGACGCCGACGGCGCGATTCCCAGATATCTCGACAGTAATGGGCCGGGCATCCATCACGTGGCTCTAGAGACAGACGACATCGCCGCCGCGCTAGAGACCGTTAGCGACTGCGGCATCGACCTCATAGACGAGGAGCCACGGCCGGGCGCGTGGGGGCACGACGTGGCCTTTCTCCATCCGAAGACGACCGGTGGCGTGCTCGTGGAGTTAGTCGAACACTGAGCGAGAGCCCGTTCCGGTCCCGGCTTCACTCGTCGTCGAGGAAGGCCGCAAACCGTTCTTCGGCCCCGGGAGTGAGCTGCTCTGGCGGCTCGGCGAACCACGCCGCGCCGACGAGTTCTGATTCGTCCACATCAAGGCTTCCTTTCTTGTACTCTGCTTCAAGGAAGATGTCTAGCGTGTGCACCGACCCCTGTGCATCGGTGTCCGGATAGTACTTCGAGTGAACGACCTCCGCGATGCCGGTGACCGTACAGCGGATGCCGGTCTGTTCGTTGACGCGGCGGACGGCAGTCCCTTGGACCGACTCGTACTCGTCCCCCTTACCGCCGCCGGGCAGCGCCCACATGTCAGCGCCGCGGCCCAGCACCAGTAGGACCCGGTGGCGGGTATCGCCGGCTGCCTGCTCTGGTATCTGGTCACTTAGCTCCGGGAACTCTGAGCCGTCTCGGGTGACGAACACGACGCTGTTCCCGGAGTACCCAGTCCCGCGTGTCGCAGCGAACACGTCGGCGTATTCGTCGGGCGATAGCTCGAA includes:
- the mce gene encoding methylmalonyl-CoA epimerase, which gives rise to MQFDHAGIATDDADPLAELFADAFGTPVVHEETFDGLQVTFLEMDNGYFELLEPLPDADGAIPRYLDSNGPGIHHVALETDDIAAALETVSDCGIDLIDEEPRPGAWGHDVAFLHPKTTGGVLVELVEH
- a CDS encoding NUDIX hydrolase, with the translated sequence MTDDADRQGTADANLTEKINQTNVDERISSLEAAYDEVPVTEETFELSPDEYADVFAATRGTGYSGNSVVFVTRDGSEFPELSDQIPEQAAGDTRHRVLLVLGRGADMWALPGGGKGDEYESVQGTAVRRVNEQTGIRCTVTGIAEVVHSKYYPDTDAQGSVHTLDIFLEAEYKKGSLDVDESELVGAAWFAEPPEQLTPGAEERFAAFLDDE